The Neobacillus sp. OS1-2 genome includes a window with the following:
- a CDS encoding pyridoxal phosphate-dependent aminotransferase, with the protein MKQFPPSDMLTSLPKQFFAGLVKKVGEYISEGHDVINLGQGNPDQPTPSHIVARLQEAATNPLNHKYSPFQGHRYLKQAAADFYLKEYGVTLDVDKEVAILFGGKAGLVEIPQCLLNPGDTILVPDPGYPDYLSGVALAKAEMVTMPLREQNDFMPDYSELSEEILSKAKLMFLNYPNNPTGATATAGFFEETVKLASENNICVVHDFAYGAIGFDGERPLSFLQVEGAKEIGIEIYTLSKTYNMAGWRVGFAVGNESVISAIELLQDHLYVSLFGAVQEAAAEALLGPQNCVKELNELYERRRNILIDGLLSLGWNVTAPKGSFFAWLKVPEGFSSEEFSAILLDQANIMVAPGIGFGEFGEGYVRVGLLTTEERLTEAVERIGSLEIFKK; encoded by the coding sequence ATGAAGCAATTCCCACCATCAGACATGTTAACAAGTCTGCCAAAACAGTTTTTTGCCGGGCTAGTTAAAAAGGTCGGTGAATATATTTCCGAGGGACACGATGTGATTAATCTGGGTCAAGGTAATCCTGATCAGCCAACCCCATCACATATTGTGGCAAGGCTTCAAGAAGCTGCAACAAATCCTCTGAATCATAAATATTCGCCCTTTCAGGGACATCGGTATTTAAAACAGGCTGCGGCTGATTTTTATTTGAAAGAATATGGGGTAACCCTTGATGTCGATAAGGAAGTGGCTATTTTATTCGGCGGCAAAGCTGGATTGGTTGAAATCCCGCAGTGTTTGTTAAATCCAGGAGACACCATTCTTGTTCCCGACCCCGGATACCCAGATTATTTGTCAGGGGTCGCACTTGCCAAAGCGGAAATGGTGACAATGCCTCTAAGAGAGCAAAATGATTTTATGCCGGATTACAGTGAGCTGTCGGAAGAGATTTTATCAAAAGCAAAGCTAATGTTCCTCAATTATCCCAATAATCCAACGGGTGCAACGGCTACTGCTGGATTTTTTGAGGAAACAGTTAAGCTGGCAAGTGAGAACAATATTTGTGTAGTACATGATTTTGCCTATGGTGCCATTGGATTTGACGGTGAAAGACCATTAAGCTTCCTGCAGGTTGAAGGAGCAAAAGAGATTGGAATTGAAATTTATACATTGTCTAAAACATATAATATGGCAGGATGGCGTGTTGGCTTTGCTGTGGGAAATGAGAGTGTCATTTCGGCAATCGAACTTCTTCAAGATCATCTCTATGTAAGTTTATTTGGAGCTGTACAGGAGGCTGCGGCGGAAGCACTTTTAGGGCCACAGAATTGTGTGAAAGAATTAAATGAACTTTATGAACGGAGAAGAAATATATTAATCGATGGACTTCTATCACTTGGATGGAATGTCACGGCACCAAAGGGCTCATTCTTTGCTTGGCTTAAGGTACCAGAGGGATTTTCATCTGAGGAATTCTCCGCAATTCTTCTTGATCAAGCGAATATTATGGTCGCTCCAGGGATAGGATTTGGAGAATTTGGCGAGGGCTATGTTCGTGTTGGTTTGTTAACAACCGAAGAACGGTTAACTGAGGCTGTCGAGAGAATAGGTAGTTTAGAAATTTTCAAAAAATAG
- a CDS encoding electron transfer flavoprotein subunit alpha/FixB family protein has product MNLDDYRGVWVFIEQNDAKIEGVSLELLGAGRKLADKLQVPLAGFLLGSNILPLANQVISFGADEVYVIDHPVLKHYRTESYMQGVMVLAQKYMPEIILYGATPNGKDLASAVATDLSTGLTADTTMLDVDVDNRLLEASRPAFGGNIMATILCKKHRPQMATVRPKVMKALEQDNKRFGKVIEEKIDLKEEDMRTKVLQIVNDVTKKANLADAHVIVCGGKGLGDLQNFQLIHELAETIGASVGGTRDVVEAGWLPHEQQVGQTGETVTPKIYFAIGISGAIQHVVGMKNSEFIIAINKDPNAPIFDVATYGIVGDAMEIVPKLIAQFKQLRSEKGGVISYA; this is encoded by the coding sequence ATGAATCTAGACGATTATCGTGGAGTCTGGGTATTCATCGAACAGAACGATGCTAAAATCGAGGGTGTTTCATTAGAATTACTTGGCGCCGGTAGAAAGCTAGCTGATAAGTTACAAGTCCCATTGGCAGGATTTCTACTAGGCAGCAACATTTTGCCATTAGCGAACCAAGTTATTTCCTTTGGTGCTGATGAAGTGTACGTGATTGATCATCCGGTACTAAAACATTATAGAACAGAATCGTATATGCAAGGAGTTATGGTTCTTGCCCAAAAATATATGCCTGAAATTATCCTTTACGGGGCAACACCAAATGGAAAAGACTTAGCAAGTGCGGTGGCAACAGATTTAAGCACCGGATTAACAGCTGATACAACCATGCTTGATGTTGATGTGGATAATAGATTGCTAGAGGCGAGCAGGCCGGCATTTGGCGGTAATATTATGGCGACAATCCTCTGTAAGAAACATCGACCGCAAATGGCAACAGTGAGACCAAAGGTCATGAAAGCCTTAGAGCAAGATAACAAGAGATTTGGCAAAGTCATTGAAGAGAAAATAGATTTAAAAGAAGAAGATATGCGCACTAAAGTATTGCAAATTGTGAATGACGTAACAAAAAAAGCCAATTTAGCCGATGCTCATGTTATCGTCTGCGGTGGAAAAGGGTTGGGTGACTTACAAAACTTCCAGCTCATCCATGAATTGGCCGAAACAATCGGAGCGAGTGTTGGCGGTACACGTGACGTGGTCGAAGCAGGCTGGCTGCCCCACGAACAGCAGGTTGGTCAAACGGGCGAAACTGTAACACCAAAAATCTATTTTGCAATTGGCATTTCTGGAGCGATTCAGCATGTCGTGGGAATGAAAAATTCCGAGTTCATCATTGCAATTAATAAGGATCCCAACGCCCCGATATTTGATGTGGCAACCTATGGAATTGTAGGTGATGCGATGGAAATCGTCCCCAAACTAATCGCACAATTTAAGCAGCTAAGATCTGAAAAAGGCGGTGTAATAAGTTATGCCTGA
- a CDS encoding thiamine pyrophosphate-dependent enzyme codes for MAILEDKLTTQDKAEQISTFESGNEMAATAAAQINYHIMGYFPITPSTEVAQFLDQMKTRGEHDIKLIPADGEHGSAGICYGAAATGARVFNATSANGFLYMLEQMPVQSGTRFPMVMNLVTRAVSGPLDIRGDHSDLYYALNTGWVILTAKTPQAVYDMNIMALKIAEHSKVRLPVIVAYDGFFTSHQKRRVEYFKDRKVVQQFVGECPTDYNFVRDLSKPVTIGAHMSGDDFINNHFQQSEAIYNAGEVFKEVAAEYAKLSGREYPTLDLYKMEDADVALFLLNSAAESAKDVVDQLREKGIKAGVISPNIIRPFPAKEIREALKNVKTLLVGERADSYGANGPNLTHEVKSALQDDKNNKTIVLSRVFGLGGKDFYASDAHAFFEMAIDAMDKGFAEKPFDYYGHVPGNPDKILKPVILPQHGDVFNSGLIEVKMDEANNKLKVKIPPLRALTGKPKRIASGHGACPGCGIFAGLELFFKGIEGDIVTLFQTGCAYVTTTGYPSTSHKQTMMHNLFQNGAATLSGTLEAFMELKSRGEINVSDDATFVMITGDGGMDIGMGSAIGTALRGHKLIMLEYDNEGYMNTGSQMSYSTPMGHMTSTSGVGKAQRGKAFHHKDTAQIMAATNMPYVFTGSEAFPQDLVKKGAKAQWYAQNVGTVYGKILITCPLNWKSNDRFGTKIVEAAVDSCFFPLYEVEQGVTTITYNPEEKNKRIPLSDWLKYMGKTKHLLKDENKPILEEFETEVEKRWQRLKAKHENPML; via the coding sequence CGGGTCAGCAGGTATTTGCTATGGTGCAGCTGCGACGGGTGCACGGGTGTTTAATGCTACAAGTGCCAATGGATTTTTATATATGCTTGAGCAGATGCCTGTACAATCAGGAACTCGTTTTCCGATGGTAATGAATTTAGTAACACGTGCGGTCAGTGGTCCGCTTGATATTCGCGGCGATCACTCCGACCTTTATTATGCGTTGAATACGGGCTGGGTTATTTTAACGGCCAAAACACCGCAAGCTGTTTATGATATGAACATTATGGCGTTAAAAATAGCCGAACACTCAAAAGTGCGGTTACCAGTAATTGTTGCTTATGATGGGTTCTTTACTTCGCATCAAAAACGCAGAGTTGAATACTTTAAAGACCGCAAAGTGGTTCAGCAATTTGTGGGAGAATGCCCTACTGATTATAACTTTGTTAGGGATTTATCCAAACCTGTAACGATTGGTGCACATATGAGCGGTGATGATTTCATCAACAATCACTTTCAACAATCTGAAGCGATTTATAATGCCGGTGAGGTATTTAAAGAGGTGGCTGCTGAATATGCAAAACTTTCTGGCAGGGAGTATCCAACACTGGATTTATATAAGATGGAGGATGCAGATGTTGCCCTATTCTTATTAAATTCTGCGGCAGAATCCGCTAAGGATGTTGTCGATCAATTGCGTGAAAAGGGGATTAAAGCGGGTGTAATCAGCCCTAATATTATTCGTCCATTCCCTGCAAAGGAAATCCGTGAAGCACTCAAAAATGTAAAAACATTATTGGTTGGTGAACGTGCGGATTCCTACGGCGCAAACGGCCCGAACTTAACACATGAAGTGAAATCTGCGCTTCAGGATGACAAAAACAACAAGACAATCGTGTTAAGCCGTGTATTTGGTCTTGGCGGTAAGGATTTCTATGCAAGTGATGCCCATGCATTCTTTGAAATGGCAATAGATGCAATGGATAAAGGCTTTGCCGAAAAACCGTTTGATTACTATGGCCATGTTCCTGGTAATCCGGATAAAATCCTAAAGCCTGTCATCTTACCACAACACGGAGATGTGTTTAACTCCGGTTTGATTGAAGTAAAGATGGATGAAGCAAACAATAAATTAAAAGTGAAAATTCCACCGCTTCGCGCGCTTACAGGAAAACCAAAACGGATTGCTTCTGGACACGGGGCATGCCCAGGGTGTGGAATATTTGCCGGTTTAGAGCTGTTCTTTAAAGGAATTGAAGGAGATATTGTTACACTTTTCCAAACTGGTTGTGCCTATGTAACCACTACGGGCTATCCAAGCACATCACATAAGCAAACAATGATGCATAACCTGTTCCAAAACGGTGCCGCAACATTATCAGGTACACTCGAAGCATTTATGGAATTAAAAAGCCGCGGAGAAATCAATGTTTCAGATGATGCGACTTTCGTGATGATCACAGGCGATGGCGGTATGGACATTGGTATGGGTTCTGCTATTGGCACCGCACTTCGTGGACATAAATTAATTATGCTTGAATATGATAATGAGGGCTATATGAATACTGGCTCACAAATGTCCTATTCTACGCCAATGGGGCACATGACAAGCACATCAGGCGTGGGTAAAGCCCAGCGCGGAAAAGCATTCCATCATAAAGATACAGCACAAATTATGGCCGCAACAAATATGCCATATGTGTTCACTGGATCTGAGGCCTTCCCGCAGGATTTAGTTAAAAAAGGTGCGAAGGCACAGTGGTATGCACAAAATGTAGGCACTGTTTACGGGAAAATTCTTATCACTTGTCCACTTAACTGGAAATCGAATGATCGTTTTGGAACGAAAATTGTCGAAGCTGCAGTCGACTCCTGTTTCTTCCCACTTTATGAAGTGGAGCAAGGTGTTACAACGATTACGTATAATCCAGAAGAAAAGAACAAACGGATTCCACTTTCGGATTGGTTAAAATATATGGGTAAAACAAAACACCTTCTAAAAGATGAAAACAAACCTATTTTAGAAGAGTTTGAAACCGAAGTAGAAAAAAGATGGCAGCGTCTAAAAGCTAAACACGAAAACCCAATGCTTTAA
- a CDS encoding cupin domain-containing protein, with protein sequence MAYITFQNKKEQIHEQEAVARFLATQEVIYENWNIRKLPEELVEKYLLSDEEKEDILTTFADEIADISARRGYKAQDVISLSENTPNLDTLLTNFKNEHHHTDDEVRFIVSGHGVFIIQGNDGEFFEVHLNPGDLISVPENTRHYFTLEEDRKVVAIRIFVTTEGWVPIYEKEKVNL encoded by the coding sequence ATGGCATATATTACATTCCAAAACAAAAAAGAGCAAATTCACGAACAAGAGGCAGTAGCAAGGTTCCTTGCGACACAAGAAGTTATTTATGAAAATTGGAATATTCGTAAACTCCCAGAGGAACTTGTAGAAAAATATCTTTTGAGCGATGAAGAAAAAGAAGATATCCTCACTACTTTTGCTGATGAAATTGCTGATATTTCCGCAAGACGAGGCTACAAGGCTCAAGATGTGATTTCTTTATCTGAAAATACACCAAATCTCGATACCCTGTTGACAAACTTTAAAAATGAGCACCATCATACAGATGATGAAGTCCGCTTTATCGTTAGCGGACATGGGGTGTTTATTATCCAGGGTAATGATGGGGAGTTTTTCGAAGTGCATTTGAATCCTGGTGATCTGATATCAGTCCCTGAAAATACAAGGCATTACTTTACTCTTGAAGAAGACCGGAAAGTTGTCGCCATAAGAATCTTTGTAACAACCGAAGGCTGGGTACCAATCTATGAAAAAGAAAAAGTGAATTTATAA
- the mtnW gene encoding 2,3-diketo-5-methylthiopentyl-1-phosphate enolase — MSELIATYLLPNEKNPEKKAEEIALGLTVGSWTNLPELEQSQLRKHKGRVVSIEGLPSINEHHSLIRIAYPTINFSNDLPAILTTVFGKLSLDGKIKLVDLQFNDVLKSLFPGPRFGIEGLRKKLNVYERPLLMSIFKGVLGKDLNFLSEQLKQQALGGVDLVKDDEILFENNLTPFEKRIAVGKAVLQKVWEHTGHRTLYAVNLTGRTSQLRDKAKRASELGADLLLFNVFSYGLDVLQELREDSEIALPIMAHPAVSGASTSSPEFGFSHSLLLGKLLRYAGADLSLFPSPYGTVALDKPLALSIAAELMKDDVFKKAFPVPSAGIHPGLVPLLIRDFGDDAVINAGGGVHGHPKGAHGGGLAFRQAIETTLQGIPLVEGAELFPELKQALELWGSAEVIH, encoded by the coding sequence TTGAGTGAATTAATAGCTACATATCTACTGCCTAATGAAAAAAATCCAGAAAAAAAAGCTGAGGAAATTGCTTTGGGATTAACGGTTGGCTCATGGACAAACCTGCCTGAATTAGAGCAAAGTCAACTGCGTAAACATAAAGGCAGGGTCGTCTCCATTGAAGGTTTGCCATCTATCAATGAGCATCATTCGTTGATAAGGATTGCTTACCCAACCATAAACTTTTCCAATGACCTGCCTGCTATTCTAACAACTGTTTTCGGAAAGCTTTCATTGGATGGAAAAATAAAATTAGTAGATTTACAGTTTAATGATGTATTAAAAAGTTTGTTCCCGGGCCCAAGATTCGGTATTGAAGGACTTCGCAAAAAATTGAATGTTTACGAGCGGCCGCTGTTAATGAGTATTTTTAAAGGAGTACTGGGTAAGGATCTAAACTTTTTATCTGAACAGCTTAAACAGCAGGCTCTTGGCGGTGTTGATCTTGTAAAGGATGATGAAATCCTTTTTGAAAATAATTTAACACCCTTTGAAAAAAGAATTGCTGTCGGTAAAGCTGTTTTACAAAAAGTATGGGAACATACTGGACACCGGACATTATACGCAGTAAACCTAACCGGCCGAACGTCCCAGCTTAGGGATAAAGCTAAAAGGGCTTCTGAACTGGGTGCAGACCTTTTGTTGTTTAATGTGTTTTCCTACGGCCTCGATGTTCTGCAGGAGTTAAGAGAGGATTCAGAGATTGCACTGCCGATTATGGCACATCCTGCGGTCAGCGGTGCCTCAACCTCTTCACCGGAATTTGGCTTTTCTCATTCGCTGTTACTTGGCAAGCTACTCCGATATGCTGGAGCCGATTTGTCATTATTCCCATCGCCATATGGAACAGTTGCACTAGATAAACCTTTAGCCCTTTCAATTGCAGCCGAACTTATGAAGGATGATGTCTTTAAGAAGGCCTTCCCGGTTCCGTCAGCGGGCATCCATCCGGGATTGGTGCCATTATTAATTCGAGATTTTGGAGATGATGCTGTTATCAATGCCGGTGGTGGTGTCCATGGACATCCGAAAGGCGCACATGGCGGTGGTCTTGCCTTTAGACAAGCGATTGAAACGACTCTCCAAGGGATACCGCTGGTTGAAGGAGCGGAACTATTCCCTGAACTTAAGCAGGCCTTGGAACTTTGGGGAAGTGCCGAGGTGATCCACTAA
- a CDS encoding methylthioribulose 1-phosphate dehydratase → MLMEKWTELADVKDELAERDWFMGTSGNLAIKVSDHPLQFLVTASGKDKRKRTDEDFLLVDEFGRAARETHLKPSAETLLHVEIYRKTNAGCSLHVHTIDNNVISEVYGDHGEVTFKGQELIKAFDKWEEDAVLTIPIIHNYAHIPTLASKFSEHVLSDSGAVLIRNHGITVWGRNAFEAKKILEASEFLFCYQLRLLEHKSYQLFKVV, encoded by the coding sequence ATGCTAATGGAAAAATGGACTGAACTGGCTGATGTAAAGGATGAACTGGCTGAGCGTGATTGGTTTATGGGCACAAGCGGAAACCTTGCCATTAAAGTGAGTGACCATCCTCTTCAATTTTTGGTAACGGCAAGCGGGAAGGATAAACGGAAGCGAACGGACGAAGACTTTTTACTTGTTGATGAATTTGGTCGTGCTGCTCGTGAAACCCATTTAAAGCCTTCCGCAGAGACACTACTGCATGTGGAGATTTACCGCAAGACGAATGCAGGCTGCAGCCTACATGTCCATACAATTGATAATAACGTCATTTCCGAAGTATATGGGGATCATGGTGAGGTGACATTTAAGGGTCAGGAGCTTATTAAAGCCTTTGATAAGTGGGAAGAGGATGCTGTATTAACTATCCCAATTATCCATAACTATGCTCATATCCCGACATTGGCAAGTAAATTTTCAGAACATGTTTTATCGGATTCTGGAGCTGTTTTAATCCGGAACCATGGGATTACTGTATGGGGAAGGAACGCTTTTGAAGCAAAGAAAATTCTTGAAGCTTCCGAATTTCTATTCTGTTACCAATTACGCTTACTAGAACATAAATCATATCAATTGTTTAAAGTAGTGTAA
- the mtnK gene encoding S-methyl-5-thioribose kinase — MSHLKQTHYAPFTETAAIELAISLNFFTEHAVLSCKEIGDGNLNLVFHIVDERDRKGLIIKQALPYAKVVGESWPLTLKRAKIEADALKTFGQIAPHYVPKVYFTDDVLAVTVMEDLSHLAIARTGFINGELYPHISNHLGEYLAKTIFFTSDYGLGPTAKKELVQKFINPELCKITEDLIFTNPYFDADTNEFEDGLLADVNALWQDEELKFQVNLLKRSFLTEAEVLLHGDLHTGSVFASNSETKVIDPEFAFYGPAGFDIGQVFANLLFQVIANPTNREPFIRHIEIVWEVFRDEFTHLWSTENKEVLVKTDKFLNYTLAKFFEDSLGFAGCELIRRTIGLAHVADLNSIEDVHTRLAAKRKTLDLGKILIKQRKELINCAVFISKVKEVIKNEKND, encoded by the coding sequence ATGAGTCACCTTAAACAAACACATTACGCACCATTTACTGAAACTGCCGCTATTGAACTAGCAATAAGTTTAAATTTTTTTACTGAACATGCTGTACTGTCCTGCAAAGAGATTGGGGATGGTAATTTAAACCTCGTTTTTCATATTGTTGATGAACGTGACAGAAAGGGCCTCATTATCAAACAAGCTCTCCCATATGCCAAAGTGGTTGGCGAAAGCTGGCCCTTAACATTAAAACGAGCCAAAATTGAAGCAGATGCCTTAAAAACCTTTGGGCAGATTGCCCCTCATTATGTCCCAAAAGTTTATTTCACAGATGATGTGCTTGCCGTTACAGTCATGGAGGATCTTTCCCATCTAGCCATTGCCAGAACGGGATTTATAAACGGTGAATTATACCCGCACATTTCTAACCATTTGGGTGAATATCTAGCAAAAACTATTTTCTTTACATCAGATTACGGACTAGGTCCGACAGCAAAAAAAGAGCTGGTACAAAAGTTTATTAATCCGGAGCTTTGCAAAATAACCGAGGATTTAATTTTTACAAACCCGTATTTTGATGCCGATACCAACGAATTTGAGGATGGTCTATTAGCTGACGTCAATGCCCTCTGGCAGGATGAGGAACTGAAGTTTCAAGTGAATCTGCTAAAAAGAAGCTTTTTAACAGAGGCAGAAGTTCTCTTACATGGGGATTTGCATACTGGAAGCGTTTTTGCCAGCAATTCAGAAACAAAAGTGATTGACCCCGAATTCGCTTTCTACGGTCCGGCTGGTTTTGATATTGGCCAAGTATTTGCAAATTTGCTTTTCCAAGTAATTGCTAATCCTACTAACCGCGAACCCTTTATCCGCCATATTGAAATCGTTTGGGAAGTCTTTAGGGATGAATTTACTCATTTATGGAGTACGGAAAATAAAGAGGTTTTGGTTAAAACGGATAAATTCTTGAATTATACTTTAGCAAAATTTTTCGAGGATTCTCTTGGATTTGCAGGCTGCGAATTAATTAGAAGAACGATTGGACTCGCACATGTTGCTGATTTGAATAGTATTGAAGATGTCCATACAAGATTAGCTGCGAAAAGGAAAACATTAGACCTTGGTAAGATCTTAATTAAGCAACGTAAAGAACTCATAAATTGTGCTGTATTCATTTCAAAAGTTAAAGAAGTTATTAAAAATGAAAAGAATGATTAA
- a CDS encoding ATP-binding protein, with the protein MENQFNEKEIFPHEINGVHTKETEAHESEQKYRRIFEDSIDGLILWDNEHRFVDVNIAAERMIGLPKNKLIGQRVYDLSTPLEGKKQEILKHIDQLLNEGQKASTITFETEDGNKIYFDYTSQLDIVDGVNLTVFKDVTDKVVMQEQLRKSDTLNVIGELAAGIAHEIRNPMTALKGFIQLLESSITKEHSLYYQVITTELQRIDSIINEFLILAKPQAVRFQEKDINKIMKETVDLLSAQAVLYNVQFVTNYDESLPLVFCEPNQLKKVFINLIKNAIEVMPNGGNITITTKKMRNQQIQIIIKDEGCGISKEKIKKLGEPFYTTKDRGTGLGLMVSYRIIDEHKGTIFVKSEEGKGTIFNIKLPIKKLHPIV; encoded by the coding sequence TTGGAGAATCAGTTCAATGAAAAAGAAATTTTTCCTCATGAAATAAATGGAGTACACACAAAAGAAACTGAAGCGCATGAAAGCGAACAAAAATATAGACGGATATTTGAAGATTCTATTGACGGACTAATTCTTTGGGATAATGAACATCGATTTGTCGATGTAAATATTGCTGCTGAACGAATGATTGGTCTGCCAAAGAATAAATTAATTGGCCAACGAGTATATGATCTATCTACCCCGCTAGAGGGGAAAAAGCAAGAAATTTTGAAGCATATTGATCAGCTTTTAAATGAAGGACAAAAAGCATCGACTATCACTTTTGAAACCGAAGATGGTAACAAGATCTATTTTGATTACACATCCCAATTGGATATTGTCGATGGTGTGAATTTAACAGTATTTAAGGATGTTACCGATAAAGTAGTGATGCAAGAACAGCTTCGGAAGTCGGATACATTAAATGTGATAGGGGAACTTGCTGCAGGAATTGCCCACGAAATACGTAATCCTATGACGGCATTGAAAGGTTTCATTCAATTACTTGAAAGCAGTATTACAAAGGAGCATTCACTGTATTATCAAGTAATCACAACTGAATTACAACGAATTGATTCAATTATTAATGAGTTTTTAATTCTCGCCAAGCCACAGGCAGTTAGATTTCAGGAAAAAGATATAAACAAAATTATGAAGGAGACGGTTGACCTGCTGTCTGCGCAGGCAGTATTGTACAACGTTCAATTTGTAACAAATTATGATGAGAGCCTACCACTTGTATTTTGTGAACCAAATCAATTGAAAAAGGTTTTTATTAATTTAATAAAGAATGCAATCGAGGTCATGCCTAATGGCGGGAATATTACCATTACTACAAAAAAAATGAGAAACCAGCAAATTCAGATTATCATCAAAGATGAGGGCTGTGGAATTTCAAAGGAAAAAATAAAAAAGCTAGGTGAACCGTTTTACACAACAAAAGACCGAGGAACTGGGCTTGGATTAATGGTAAGCTACAGAATCATCGACGAACATAAAGGAACTATTTTTGTTAAAAGTGAAGAGGGAAAAGGGACAATTTTTAATATAAAGTTGCCCATTAAAAAGCTTCATCCAATCGTGTAA
- a CDS encoding electron transfer flavoprotein subunit beta/FixA family protein gives MHIVVCVKQVPDTKIIKINPKTNTLDRRSAPAILNPYDAHAVQEAVKIKEKTGGTISVLSMGPPQATAVIKKSIEIGADRGYLISDRAFAGADTLATSYALSKALERISKDLPVDMVICGKHAIDGDTGQVGPGIARRMDIPPVTNVIEVTEVNQKERTVLIKRKLTSGHELIQAELPCLLTVEKEINAIEYSPMTNMIKAARYEPVIWAVSDLENVERTQLGLKGSPTIVGKMFTPPRPEGGKRLEGSADEQVGQLMEILMEKRDLLTVQTSK, from the coding sequence ATGCACATTGTCGTATGTGTCAAACAAGTCCCTGATACAAAGATTATTAAAATTAATCCAAAAACAAACACACTCGACCGCCGAAGTGCGCCAGCCATTTTGAACCCTTACGATGCCCATGCGGTTCAAGAGGCCGTCAAAATTAAGGAAAAAACCGGTGGTACGATTTCGGTATTGTCAATGGGACCGCCGCAAGCAACAGCAGTCATTAAAAAGAGTATTGAAATAGGGGCAGATAGAGGTTATTTAATTTCCGATCGTGCCTTCGCCGGAGCGGACACACTTGCAACTAGTTATGCCCTATCAAAGGCACTTGAACGAATCAGTAAGGATCTCCCAGTGGACATGGTGATCTGTGGAAAACATGCCATCGATGGTGATACTGGGCAGGTTGGACCTGGTATCGCAAGGAGAATGGATATTCCTCCCGTTACAAATGTAATCGAAGTTACGGAGGTTAATCAAAAGGAAAGAACAGTATTAATAAAACGAAAGCTGACCAGCGGACATGAATTGATTCAGGCGGAATTGCCATGCTTATTAACTGTTGAAAAAGAAATCAATGCGATTGAATATTCACCAATGACGAATATGATTAAAGCCGCTAGGTACGAACCCGTTATTTGGGCAGTAAGCGATTTGGAAAATGTGGAACGGACACAGCTTGGTCTAAAAGGTTCACCAACTATTGTTGGTAAAATGTTTACACCTCCACGACCAGAAGGTGGGAAAAGGTTAGAAGGTTCTGCTGATGAACAAGTTGGTCAACTCATGGAAATCTTAATGGAGAAAAGGGACCTATTAACGGTACAGACATCTAAATAA
- a CDS encoding aspartyl-phosphate phosphatase Spo0E family protein, with translation MYKHSSSQSEMIAEIKEKRELMIKSANNLGFTSEETIKYSQELDELINVYQRTVEQTSRPIEEVKFSFKQMIMIWPKVLV, from the coding sequence GTGTACAAGCATAGTAGTAGTCAATCTGAGATGATTGCAGAGATAAAGGAAAAAAGAGAACTAATGATCAAAAGTGCGAACAACCTTGGCTTTACGAGTGAGGAAACGATAAAATACAGCCAAGAGCTAGATGAATTAATAAATGTGTACCAAAGGACAGTTGAGCAAACCTCAAGACCAATTGAAGAAGTTAAATTTTCCTTTAAACAAATGATCATGATTTGGCCCAAAGTTTTAGTATAA